A region from the Algoriphagus machipongonensis genome encodes:
- a CDS encoding YDG domain-containing protein — MEITGNFTADNKVYDGNNSATVLTRTLNGVISPDAVTLTGGTATFSDEDVATGKTVTLTGATLSGADAGNYSLGSVATTTADITALEITGNFTADNKVYDGNNSATVLTRTLNGVISPDAVTLTGGTATFSDEDVATGKTVTLTGATLSGADAGNYSLGSVATTTADITALEITGNFTADNKYTTAKQRNGIDRT, encoded by the coding sequence TTGGAAATCACTGGAAACTTCACAGCTGACAATAAGGTATACGACGGCAACAACAGCGCAACGGTATTGACCAGAACCCTGAATGGGGTGATCTCACCGGATGCGGTAACCTTGACAGGCGGAACAGCAACATTCTCGGATGAGGATGTGGCCACAGGCAAGACAGTTACCTTAACAGGTGCAACGTTATCGGGAGCAGATGCAGGCAACTACAGCCTGGGTTCAGTGGCGACTACAACAGCAGACATCACAGCGTTGGAAATCACTGGAAACTTCACAGCTGACAATAAGGTATACGACGGCAACAACAGCGCAACGGTATTGACCAGAACCCTGAATGGGGTGATCTCACCGGATGCGGTAACCTTGACAGGCGGAACAGCAACATTCTCGGATGAGGATGTGGCCACAGGCAAGACAGTTACCTTAACAGGTGCAACGTTATCGGGAGCAGATGCAGGCAACTACAGCCTGGGTTCAGTGGCGACTACAACAGCAGACATCACAGCGTTGGAAATCACTGGAAACTTCACAGCTGACAATAAGTATACGACGGCAAAACAGCGCAACGGTATTGACAGAACCTGA
- a CDS encoding YDG domain-containing protein, translating to MKNIYKPTAFLMLSLTLFLMMGNVFSVNAQSGTATVTTDKEDYQPGDIVIITGSGWQPGETVTLHIDEDPKPSTCMLPHDMTAVADSNGNIYNDQMLIKENHLGVTFTLTATGESSGLVATTVFTDALLFSASLVTNPLTICPGTNAQFTFVISNNTTSSSGPGSGPGSGPGSGQNGTNGANGRLGAIRVAIPLGFTNLSITPIPNWEINVDQAYVTLNALSNNDKIQQGQSLELIFTADVASNLIGTFEWTTEAWVSNDLSGTKYPAIGTIDNPGVQPSTTLLVSTSVSDPENTGVTYGSDALFSVTTSGTGIAYQWEEFNGSWSPLVNGGIYSGVNTATLTLTKPSVSLSGRKYRVVVTGDCGSVTSDGNATLTVSPKPITGNFTADNKVYDGNNSATVLTRTLNGVISPDAVTLTGGTATFSDEDVATGKTVTLTGATLSGADAGNYSLGSVATTQQTSQRWKSLETSQLTIRYTTATTAQRY from the coding sequence ATGAAAAATATCTACAAACCCACAGCCTTTCTAATGTTGAGTTTGACGCTTTTCCTGATGATGGGGAACGTCTTCTCAGTAAATGCCCAAAGTGGCACTGCCACAGTTACCACGGATAAGGAGGATTATCAACCTGGTGATATAGTAATCATTACAGGTTCAGGATGGCAACCAGGTGAAACAGTCACTCTTCATATAGATGAAGATCCTAAACCTTCAACTTGTATGCTTCCTCATGATATGACAGCAGTGGCTGATTCTAATGGGAATATTTACAATGATCAAATGCTGATTAAGGAGAATCACCTTGGTGTGACCTTTACTTTGACAGCTACAGGAGAGAGTTCGGGTTTAGTGGCTACAACTGTGTTTACGGATGCTCTTCTTTTTAGTGCTTCACTAGTTACAAACCCATTAACAATTTGCCCAGGTACAAATGCTCAGTTTACTTTTGTTATTTCAAATAACACAACTTCTAGTTCTGGTCCTGGTTCTGGTCCTGGTTCTGGTCCTGGTTCTGGGCAAAATGGCACAAATGGAGCCAATGGAAGGTTAGGGGCAATTAGAGTTGCAATTCCTTTAGGATTTACAAATCTTTCAATTACACCGATTCCAAATTGGGAAATTAACGTTGATCAAGCCTATGTGACTTTAAATGCGCTTTCTAATAATGATAAGATTCAGCAGGGACAGTCATTGGAATTGATTTTTACTGCTGATGTCGCTTCAAATTTAATAGGAACTTTTGAGTGGACGACTGAAGCATGGGTTAGTAATGATTTAAGTGGTACAAAATACCCGGCAATAGGTACTATTGATAACCCTGGTGTCCAACCGTCGACGACTTTGTTGGTCTCTACAAGTGTATCTGATCCTGAAAACACAGGAGTTACATATGGTTCTGATGCTTTGTTTTCTGTTACTACTTCAGGCACTGGAATAGCTTATCAATGGGAAGAATTTAATGGCTCTTGGTCACCTCTTGTTAATGGAGGAATATACTCGGGAGTAAATACTGCAACGCTTACTTTGACGAAACCAAGCGTTAGTTTGTCTGGGAGAAAATATAGAGTTGTGGTAACTGGTGATTGTGGTTCTGTTACTAGTGATGGGAATGCTACTTTAACTGTTTCACCAAAGCCAATCACTGGAAACTTCACAGCTGACAATAAGGTATACGACGGCAACAACAGCGCAACGGTATTGACCAGAACCCTGAATGGGGTGATCTCACCGGATGCGGTAACCTTGACAGGCGGAACAGCAACATTCTCGGATGAGGATGTGGCCACAGGCAAGACAGTTACCTTAACAGGTGCAACGTTATCGGGAGCAGATGCAGGCAACTACAGCCTGGGTTCAGTGGCGACTACACAGCAGACATCACAGCGTTGGAAATCACTGGAAACTTCACAGCTGACAATAAGGTATACGACGGCAACAACAGCGCAACGGTATTGA
- a CDS encoding zinc-binding dehydrogenase yields MRQPLVEQTMCNNEATAMVFGAIQKPFSSKKVKFPELKRQEVLIEISYSTICTSDLHTFYGRRNAHTPSVLGHEVIGKVVLLAEGGVNDYFGNSLKIGDLVTWSVYAHDHNGKMAKKGFPQKSEDLFKYGHEEMTQNNALNGGFATHCHLRAGTDIFKIPKNINAKEATPLNCTHATIAGAIRLAGDVTGKNVLVIGAGMLGLSACAMSKYASANNVTSMDIDPDRMALAKKFGADQALDASLKTEEIISKAKEWDGIDLVIDTSGSPDAMEKGLEILNIGGISIWVGAVYSQRDFSFNAEQIVRRLLTIKGLHNYKPEDLAFAIEFLEISKNQYPFESLVAEEYPLEKLDEAFEIANTSGKYRIGVKP; encoded by the coding sequence TTGAGACAACCTTTAGTAGAACAGACTATGTGCAATAATGAAGCAACTGCCATGGTTTTTGGAGCAATCCAGAAACCATTTTCATCAAAGAAAGTAAAATTTCCAGAGTTAAAAAGGCAGGAAGTTCTAATAGAAATCAGCTACTCCACCATATGCACCAGTGATCTCCATACCTTTTATGGAAGGAGAAATGCCCATACACCAAGTGTATTAGGCCATGAGGTGATTGGAAAAGTTGTTCTACTCGCTGAAGGTGGGGTCAATGATTATTTTGGCAATTCTTTAAAAATTGGTGACTTGGTTACCTGGTCCGTATATGCCCATGACCACAATGGAAAAATGGCCAAGAAAGGATTCCCACAAAAATCAGAGGATCTATTTAAATACGGTCATGAAGAAATGACTCAAAACAATGCTTTAAACGGGGGCTTTGCAACACATTGTCACCTGAGGGCAGGAACAGATATATTTAAAATCCCAAAAAACATCAACGCCAAAGAAGCTACCCCTCTCAATTGCACTCATGCTACCATTGCAGGTGCTATCCGTTTGGCAGGCGACGTCACAGGGAAAAATGTTTTGGTAATAGGTGCCGGAATGTTGGGATTATCTGCTTGCGCCATGTCCAAATATGCAAGTGCCAATAATGTCACTTCCATGGACATAGATCCTGATAGAATGGCATTAGCAAAAAAATTTGGAGCTGACCAAGCGCTTGATGCTTCATTAAAGACTGAAGAAATCATTTCTAAGGCAAAAGAATGGGATGGAATTGATTTGGTTATCGATACCAGTGGTTCCCCGGATGCTATGGAGAAAGGTTTGGAAATCTTAAACATTGGTGGCATTTCCATATGGGTTGGGGCCGTATATTCCCAGAGAGATTTCTCATTTAATGCGGAACAAATCGTTCGTAGGTTACTGACAATAAAAGGACTCCATAACTACAAACCAGAAGATTTGGCATTTGCTATTGAATTTCTTGAAATCAGCAAGAATCAATACCCTTTCGAAAGTTTGGTAGCTGAAGAATATCCATTAGAAAAATTAGATGAGGCATTTGAAATAGCCAATACATCAGGAAAATATAGAATTGGTGTCAAACCATAA
- a CDS encoding beta strand repeat-containing protein: protein MATTTADITALEITGNFTADNKVYDGNNSATVLTRTLNGVISPDAVTLTGGTATFSDEDVATGKTVTLTGATLSGADAGNYSLGSVATTTADITALEITGNFTADNKVYDGNNSATVLTRTLNGVISPDAVTLTGGTATFSDEDVATGKTVTLTGATLSGADAGNYSLGSVATTTADITALEITGNFTADNKVYDGNNSATVLTRTLNGVISPDAVTLTGGTATFSDEDVATGKTVTLTGATLSGADAGNYSLGSVATTTADITALEITGNFTADNKVYDGNNSATVLTRTLNGVISPDAVTLTGGTATFSDEDVATGKTVTLTGATLSGADAGNYSLGSVATTTADITALEITGNFRADNKVYDGNNSATVLTRTLNGVISPDAVTLTGGTATFSDEDVATGKTVTLTGATLSGADAGNYSLGSVATTTADITALEITGNFTADNKVYDGNNSATVLTRTLNGVISPDAVTLTGGTATFSDEVWPQADSYLNRCNVIGSRCSTTAWVQWRLQQQTSQRGNHWNFTADNKVYDGNTAQRY, encoded by the coding sequence GTGGCGACTACAACAGCAGACATCACAGCGTTGGAAATCACTGGAAACTTCACAGCTGACAATAAGGTATACGACGGCAACAACAGCGCAACGGTATTGACCAGAACCCTGAATGGGGTGATCTCACCGGATGCGGTAACCTTGACAGGCGGAACAGCAACATTCTCGGATGAGGATGTGGCCACAGGCAAGACAGTTACCTTAACAGGTGCAACGTTATCGGGAGCAGATGCAGGCAACTACAGCCTGGGTTCAGTGGCGACTACAACAGCAGACATCACAGCGTTGGAAATCACTGGAAACTTCACAGCTGACAATAAGGTATACGACGGCAACAACAGCGCAACGGTATTGACCAGAACCCTGAATGGGGTGATCTCACCGGATGCGGTAACCTTGACAGGCGGAACAGCAACATTCTCGGATGAGGATGTGGCCACAGGCAAGACAGTTACCTTAACAGGTGCAACGTTATCGGGAGCAGATGCAGGCAACTACAGCCTGGGTTCAGTGGCGACTACAACAGCAGACATCACAGCGTTGGAAATCACTGGAAACTTCACAGCTGACAATAAGGTATACGACGGCAACAACAGCGCAACGGTATTGACCAGAACCCTGAATGGGGTGATCTCACCGGATGCGGTAACCTTGACAGGCGGAACAGCAACATTCTCGGATGAGGATGTGGCCACAGGCAAGACAGTTACCTTAACAGGTGCAACGTTATCGGGAGCAGATGCAGGCAACTACAGCCTGGGTTCAGTGGCGACTACAACAGCAGACATCACAGCGTTGGAAATCACTGGAAACTTCACAGCTGACAATAAGGTATACGACGGCAACAACAGCGCAACGGTATTGACCAGAACCCTGAATGGGGTGATCTCACCGGATGCGGTAACCTTGACAGGCGGAACAGCAACATTCTCGGATGAGGATGTGGCCACAGGCAAGACAGTTACCTTAACAGGTGCAACGTTATCGGGAGCAGATGCAGGCAACTACAGCCTGGGTTCAGTGGCGACTACAACAGCAGACATCACAGCGTTGGAAATCACTGGAAACTTCAGAGCTGACAATAAGGTATACGACGGCAACAACAGCGCAACGGTATTGACCAGAACCCTGAATGGGGTGATCTCACCGGATGCGGTAACCTTGACAGGCGGAACAGCAACATTCTCGGATGAGGATGTGGCCACAGGCAAGACAGTTACCTTAACAGGTGCAACGTTATCGGGAGCAGATGCAGGCAACTACAGCCTGGGTTCAGTGGCGACTACAACAGCAGACATCACAGCGTTGGAAATCACTGGAAACTTCACAGCTGACAATAAAGTATACGACGGCAACAACAGCGCAACGGTATTGACCAGAACCCTGAATGGGGTGATCTCACCGGATGCGGTAACCTTGACAGGCGGAACAGCAACATTCTCGGATGAGGTGTGGCCACAGGCAGACAGTTACCTTAACAGGTGCAACGTTATCGGGAGCAGATGCAGCACTACAGCCTGGGTTCAGTGGCGACTACAACAGCAGACATCACAGCGTGGAAATCACTGGAACTTCACAGCTGACAATAAGGTATACGACGGCAACACAGCGCAACGGTATTGA
- a CDS encoding glycoside hydrolase family 99-like domain-containing protein, producing MKLKDLLDLSQATAKKAGLPGIKFIAVTAGPMLERERAYGLPTKWVAKNPSKPWEGGSYQNKQLLQEYVPRLKDMGFEGMTAYVYHNFMEKDNKSFADMRETYKGHWNMWSEKFKNDPNFEYQVPVAMGWDMRPAGGTWPQQTGFPSEPQKDKVHSTKATFTAKLKEAQQVSRKYRPSNGNTVMICCWNEYLEGNYIEPTEGHGFDYLESIRDVFGN from the coding sequence TTGAAACTCAAAGATCTTTTGGACTTATCTCAAGCAACCGCAAAAAAAGCAGGACTTCCCGGAATTAAATTTATTGCCGTAACCGCGGGGCCTATGTTGGAAAGAGAAAGAGCCTATGGTTTACCAACAAAATGGGTTGCAAAGAATCCCTCAAAACCTTGGGAAGGCGGAAGCTATCAGAACAAACAATTGCTTCAGGAATATGTGCCAAGGTTGAAAGACATGGGATTTGAAGGAATGACTGCATATGTCTATCACAACTTTATGGAAAAGGATAATAAGTCCTTTGCAGATATGCGGGAAACCTATAAGGGACATTGGAATATGTGGTCAGAGAAATTCAAGAATGATCCTAATTTCGAATATCAGGTTCCTGTGGCGATGGGTTGGGATATGAGACCTGCCGGAGGAACCTGGCCACAACAAACCGGATTCCCAAGTGAACCACAAAAAGATAAAGTTCATAGTACCAAAGCTACTTTCACCGCCAAATTAAAGGAGGCTCAACAAGTATCCAGGAAATACAGGCCCAGCAATGGAAATACGGTCATGATTTGCTGTTGGAATGAATATCTGGAAGGAAATTACATCGAACCTACTGAAGGACATGGCTTTGATTATTTAGAGTCTATCCGAGATGTCTTTGGTAATTGA
- a CDS encoding YDG domain-containing protein, producing MTEPEWGDLTGCGTLTGGTATFSDEDVATGKTVTLTGATLSGADAGNYSLGSVATTTADITALEITGNFTADNKVYDGNNSATVLTRTLNGVISPDAVTLTGGTATFSDEDVATGKTVTLTGATLSGADAGNYSLGSVATTTADITALEITGNFTADNKVYDGNNSATVLTRTLNGVISPDAVTLTGGTATFSDEDVATGKTVTLTGATLSGADAGNYSLGSVATTTADITALEITGNFTADNKVYDGNNSATVLTRTLNGVISPDAVTLTGGTATFSDEGCGHRQDSYLNRCNVIGSRCRQLQPGFSGDYNSRHHSVGNHWKLHS from the coding sequence TTGACAGAACCTGAATGGGGTGATCTCACCGGATGCGGTACCTTGACAGGCGGAACAGCAACATTCTCGGATGAGGATGTGGCCACAGGCAAGACAGTTACCTTAACAGGTGCAACGTTATCGGGAGCAGATGCAGGCAACTACAGCCTGGGTTCAGTGGCGACTACAACAGCAGACATCACAGCGTTGGAAATCACTGGAAACTTCACAGCTGACAATAAGGTATACGACGGCAACAACAGCGCAACGGTATTGACCAGAACCCTGAATGGGGTGATCTCACCGGATGCGGTAACCTTGACAGGCGGAACAGCAACATTCTCGGATGAGGATGTGGCCACAGGCAAGACAGTTACCTTAACAGGTGCAACGTTATCGGGAGCAGATGCAGGCAACTACAGCCTGGGTTCAGTGGCGACTACAACAGCAGACATCACAGCGTTGGAAATCACTGGAAACTTCACAGCTGACAATAAGGTATACGACGGCAACAACAGCGCAACGGTATTGACCAGAACCCTGAATGGGGTGATCTCACCGGATGCGGTAACCTTGACAGGCGGAACAGCAACATTCTCGGATGAGGATGTGGCCACAGGCAAGACAGTTACCTTAACAGGTGCAACGTTATCGGGAGCAGATGCAGGCAACTACAGCCTGGGTTCAGTGGCGACTACAACAGCAGACATCACAGCGTTGGAAATCACTGGAAACTTCACAGCTGACAATAAGGTATACGACGGCAACAACAGCGCAACGGTATTGACCAGAACCCTGAATGGGGTGATCTCACCGGATGCGGTAACCTTGACAGGCGGAACAGCAACATTCTCGGATGAAGGATGTGGCCACAGGCAAGACAGTTACCTTAACAGGTGCAACGTTATCGGGAGCAGATGCAGGCAACTACAGCCTGGGTTCAGTGGCGACTACAACAGCAGACATCACAGCGTTGGAAATCACTGGAAACTTCACAGCTGA
- a CDS encoding DUF5690 family protein, which produces MKNNSSVNISSTSRYSTIWLMVGAFLCYTGMYAVRKSFLAGQYSELDFYGFDYKTVLVISQVLGYMLSKFVGIKMVSEMKPEFRTKYLISLVTFGMLMLLLFAFLPNNLKPLAMFFNGLPLGMIFGLVLSYIEGRKNTELLAAALSATFIFSTGFVKTVGLWLMQWFNVGEFIMPFLTALLFFPVFLASIKMLNKEQVRTQEDLDQRTERVPMNSKERMRFLREHGMVFIGLVVVYVLLTVVRDFRDNFIVEFWAELGADGKPELVTLTEIPVAIIVLIIAAFGVLIKDNKKAFQWGIYLSIACCFTIILVTWMFEKQAISPVWWMIINGIGLYLPYILFHCMIFERFLALLRFKGNVGFLFYTADALGYTGSVGVLLFKEFSNTKVTWVNFLTDLTQFSGIVMLLVCVLTLFLLRIKIKKSPELRVKLNS; this is translated from the coding sequence ATGAAAAACAATTCCTCTGTAAACATTAGCTCAACCAGTCGGTATTCCACAATCTGGTTAATGGTCGGAGCATTTTTATGTTATACAGGAATGTATGCTGTAAGGAAATCATTTTTGGCAGGGCAATATTCCGAACTTGACTTTTATGGCTTTGATTACAAAACTGTTTTAGTGATTAGCCAGGTACTTGGTTATATGCTGTCAAAGTTTGTAGGCATCAAAATGGTATCCGAAATGAAACCTGAGTTTAGGACGAAATACCTGATATCACTGGTGACTTTTGGAATGTTGATGTTACTGCTATTCGCGTTTCTACCCAATAATTTAAAGCCATTGGCTATGTTTTTCAACGGTTTACCCTTGGGGATGATATTTGGGTTGGTTTTATCTTATATAGAAGGGCGAAAAAATACAGAGCTATTAGCAGCAGCACTTAGTGCAACTTTTATTTTTTCCACAGGCTTTGTGAAAACTGTCGGGCTTTGGTTGATGCAATGGTTTAATGTAGGGGAGTTTATAATGCCTTTCTTAACCGCATTACTCTTTTTTCCTGTGTTTTTGGCATCTATCAAGATGCTGAATAAAGAGCAGGTTAGAACTCAAGAAGATTTGGATCAAAGGACAGAAAGGGTTCCTATGAACTCTAAGGAAAGGATGCGATTTCTTCGGGAGCATGGAATGGTGTTCATTGGACTTGTAGTGGTTTATGTCCTTTTGACTGTTGTTCGAGATTTTAGAGACAATTTCATTGTTGAGTTCTGGGCTGAGCTAGGTGCGGATGGAAAACCTGAACTGGTGACCTTGACAGAAATTCCTGTTGCAATCATAGTTCTTATTATTGCGGCTTTTGGAGTACTTATCAAGGATAACAAGAAGGCCTTCCAATGGGGGATCTATTTGAGTATTGCTTGTTGTTTTACGATTATCCTAGTGACTTGGATGTTTGAAAAGCAAGCGATATCTCCAGTATGGTGGATGATTATTAACGGAATAGGCCTCTACCTACCCTATATATTATTCCACTGTATGATTTTTGAAAGGTTCTTAGCCCTCTTGAGATTCAAGGGGAATGTTGGATTCTTATTCTATACAGCAGATGCTTTAGGCTATACAGGAAGTGTTGGAGTATTGCTTTTTAAAGAGTTTAGCAATACAAAAGTTACCTGGGTCAATTTTTTAACAGACTTAACCCAGTTTTCAGGAATAGTAATGCTCCTGGTGTGTGTATTGACTTTATTTCTCCTAAGAATAAAAATTAAAAAATCCCCAGAATTGAGAGTAAAGCTTAATTCATAG
- a CDS encoding YDG domain-containing protein, which produces MEITGTSQLTIRYTTATQRNGIDQNLNGVISPDAVTLTGGTATFSDEDVATGKTVTLTGATLSGADAGNYSLGSVATTTADITALEITGNFTADNKVYDGNNSATVLTRTLNGVISPDAVTLTGGTATFSDEDVATGKTVTLTGATLSGADAGNYSLGSVATTTADITALEITGNFTADNKVYDGNNSATVLTRTLNGVISPDAVTLTGGTATFSDEDVATGKTVTLTGATLSGADAGNYSLGSVATTTADITALEITGNFTADNKVYDGNNSATVLTRTLNGVISPGCGNLDRRNSNILG; this is translated from the coding sequence GTGGAAATCACTGGAACTTCACAGCTGACAATAAGGTATACGACGGCAACACAGCGCAACGGTATTGACCAGAACCTGAATGGGGTGATCTCACCGGATGCGGTAACCTTGACAGGCGGAACAGCAACATTCTCGGATGAGGATGTGGCCACAGGCAAGACAGTTACCTTAACAGGTGCAACGTTATCGGGAGCAGATGCAGGCAACTACAGCCTGGGTTCAGTGGCGACTACAACAGCAGACATCACAGCGTTGGAAATCACTGGAAACTTCACAGCTGACAATAAGGTATACGACGGCAACAACAGCGCAACGGTATTGACCAGAACCCTGAATGGGGTGATCTCACCGGATGCGGTAACCTTGACAGGCGGAACAGCAACATTCTCGGATGAGGATGTGGCCACAGGCAAGACAGTTACCTTAACAGGTGCAACGTTATCGGGAGCAGATGCAGGCAACTACAGCCTGGGTTCAGTGGCGACTACAACAGCAGACATCACAGCGTTGGAAATCACTGGAAACTTCACAGCTGACAATAAGGTATACGACGGCAACAACAGCGCAACGGTATTGACCAGAACCCTGAATGGGGTGATCTCACCGGATGCGGTAACCTTGACAGGCGGAACAGCAACATTCTCGGATGAGGATGTGGCCACAGGCAAGACAGTTACCTTAACAGGTGCAACGTTATCGGGAGCAGATGCAGGCAACTACAGCCTGGGTTCAGTGGCGACTACAACAGCAGACATCACAGCGTTGGAAATCACTGGAAACTTCACAGCTGACAATAAGGTATACGACGGCAACAACAGCGCAACGGTATTGACCAGAACCCTGAATGGGGTGATCTCACCCGGATGCGGTAACCTTGACAGGCGGAACAGCAACATTCTCGGATGA
- a CDS encoding helix-turn-helix domain-containing protein, with protein MTSPEHLTIQIGNKIKGIRKEKGWKLGEFADKSGMSIAMLSKIENGRVIPTIPSLMQIINTLNLNLADFFSDLKVDGDFNGFIFRKKEDYVSLSKEEDSVGYHYQMILNFPIDKASMEISLLTLDSHAQREKLSTSGFEYIYLIKGKLTYELGDETLEMEEGDSLFFDGEMPHVPKNTQSNEAILLVVYFITMN; from the coding sequence ATGACTAGCCCCGAGCACTTAACAATACAGATAGGTAACAAGATCAAAGGAATTCGTAAAGAAAAGGGATGGAAACTAGGTGAGTTTGCCGATAAGTCTGGAATGAGTATAGCGATGCTTTCCAAGATTGAAAATGGAAGAGTAATCCCTACAATTCCATCTTTGATGCAAATCATTAATACCCTCAACCTAAACTTGGCGGATTTCTTCTCGGATTTAAAAGTTGATGGAGATTTCAACGGCTTTATCTTTCGCAAAAAAGAGGATTATGTCTCCCTTTCTAAAGAGGAAGATTCTGTTGGGTACCATTATCAGATGATTTTAAATTTCCCAATCGATAAAGCGTCGATGGAGATTTCACTTTTGACTTTGGATAGTCATGCGCAAAGAGAAAAATTGTCTACTTCCGGCTTTGAATACATCTATTTAATCAAGGGGAAATTGACCTATGAGTTAGGAGATGAAACTTTGGAAATGGAGGAAGGGGACTCACTTTTCTTTGATGGAGAAATGCCCCACGTTCCAAAAAATACCCAAAGTAATGAGGCGATTTTGCTCGTAGTATATTTCATCACTATGAATTAA